The following are encoded in a window of Streptomyces sp. 11x1 genomic DNA:
- a CDS encoding nuclear transport factor 2 family protein → METDPPDRSAHGVPGEQVYLSYAYLNAGDYDAFASLLADDVTVQGPHGTAGRGRDGVIAAETSRQFRYSVEDVWVAGPRIVATGIIYTRQEPVRETDFAAIFTLSKSGLISSCRTYVSHISADQAMEVN, encoded by the coding sequence GTGGAGACGGACCCACCCGACCGATCGGCGCACGGGGTGCCCGGCGAGCAGGTGTATTTGAGCTACGCCTATCTCAACGCCGGTGACTACGACGCCTTCGCATCGCTCCTCGCCGACGACGTCACCGTGCAGGGTCCGCACGGCACCGCGGGCCGCGGGCGCGACGGGGTGATTGCGGCGGAAACGAGCCGGCAGTTCCGGTACTCCGTGGAAGACGTGTGGGTCGCTGGACCACGCATTGTGGCGACCGGCATTATCTATACCCGTCAGGAACCCGTTAGGGAAACCGATTTCGCGGCCATCTTTACTCTGTCAAAATCTGGCCTGATCTCCTCTTGTCGGACATATGTATCGCACATCTCCGCTGATCAGGCCATGGAGGTCAATTGA
- a CDS encoding AMP-binding protein, whose protein sequence is MTPSAASAAVAHAAAGQTTAHHELLHSLLLSKAAVDPDAPAVVEFVANGSVRTTRYQELGDLARAYAADLRALGLDIGDRVILESHTSAHAIAMFLACSMAGLPFVPVSPETPDQRLSTIMEATGAALHLQTEEGAREGVPAEAGLARFGSGRLAVERAPRPRTRRRTELCPTDTAYMIFTSGTTGRPKGVVMSHHAVTSFYRGMLTQGIVGPGDRVATTSPLQFDFSLLDIGLALGSGAAVVPVPRGLLRWPNRFLRVLSDTGATQVNGVPSIWRQSLRHLPDGIAALTGVRGVLFCGEDFPLPELRRLQELLPQARLINCYGATESMACSFTDVPRPLPADLEKLSIGYAHPGAEMLLVDESGAVLEEPGVLGEIHLRTPALFTGYWDDPAASAAARVPDPAEQRSGQLVLRTGDLAYRGPQGELYFCGRLDSQVQIRGNRVELGEVERRLRDHPAVAEAVVLLVEREGLELRLVACLVTRDGTDLPADGRLTAFCSEALQSYMVPDEFHFLAALPVSPNGKADRRALASRLAEVA, encoded by the coding sequence GTGACCCCTTCCGCAGCCTCCGCCGCGGTCGCCCACGCCGCGGCGGGCCAGACCACCGCCCACCACGAACTGCTGCATTCCCTACTGCTGTCCAAGGCGGCGGTGGACCCGGACGCTCCGGCCGTCGTCGAGTTCGTGGCCAACGGCAGCGTGCGTACCACCCGTTATCAGGAACTCGGCGACCTCGCCCGGGCGTACGCCGCGGATCTGCGCGCGCTGGGCCTCGACATCGGGGACCGGGTGATCCTCGAGTCCCACACCTCGGCGCACGCCATCGCCATGTTCCTCGCCTGCTCGATGGCGGGACTGCCGTTCGTGCCGGTCAGCCCCGAGACCCCGGACCAGCGACTGTCGACCATCATGGAGGCCACGGGAGCCGCCCTGCACCTGCAGACCGAGGAAGGAGCCCGGGAGGGCGTTCCCGCGGAGGCCGGCCTGGCCAGGTTCGGGTCCGGCCGGCTGGCCGTGGAGCGGGCACCGCGCCCGCGGACCCGTCGGCGGACCGAGCTCTGCCCCACGGACACCGCCTACATGATCTTCACCTCCGGTACCACCGGACGCCCGAAGGGCGTGGTGATGAGCCACCACGCCGTCACCTCCTTCTACCGGGGGATGCTGACCCAGGGCATCGTGGGCCCGGGCGACCGGGTCGCGACCACCTCCCCGCTCCAGTTCGACTTCTCGCTGCTGGACATCGGCCTCGCCCTGGGCAGCGGAGCCGCCGTGGTGCCGGTGCCGCGCGGCCTGCTGCGCTGGCCCAACCGGTTCCTGCGGGTCCTCTCCGACACGGGGGCCACCCAGGTCAACGGCGTGCCGTCGATCTGGCGGCAGAGCCTGCGGCACCTCCCGGACGGCATCGCCGCACTCACCGGGGTGCGCGGAGTGCTCTTCTGCGGCGAGGACTTCCCCCTGCCCGAACTGCGCCGCCTCCAGGAACTGCTGCCGCAGGCCAGGCTGATCAACTGTTATGGCGCGACGGAGTCGATGGCGTGCTCCTTCACGGACGTGCCGCGGCCGCTGCCGGCGGATCTGGAGAAACTGTCCATCGGCTACGCCCACCCGGGCGCCGAGATGCTCCTGGTCGACGAGTCCGGCGCCGTCCTGGAAGAGCCCGGGGTGCTCGGCGAGATCCATCTGCGCACCCCGGCGCTGTTCACCGGCTACTGGGACGACCCCGCGGCCTCGGCCGCCGCCCGGGTTCCCGACCCGGCCGAGCAGCGTTCGGGCCAGCTGGTGCTGCGGACCGGCGACCTGGCGTATCGCGGACCGCAGGGCGAGCTCTACTTCTGCGGACGCCTGGACTCCCAGGTGCAGATCCGGGGCAACCGCGTCGAACTCGGCGAGGTGGAGCGCAGGTTGCGGGACCACCCCGCGGTGGCCGAGGCCGTGGTGCTGCTCGTCGAGCGAGAAGGGCTCGAACTCCGGCTCGTGGCATGTCTGGTGACCCGGGACGGCACGGACCTCCCGGCCGACGGCCGGCTGACCGCGTTCTGCTCCGAGGCACTGCAGAGTTACATGGTCCCCGACGAGTTCCACTTCCTCGCCGCGCTGCCTGTCTCCCCGAACGGCAAGGCCGACCGCCGGGCGCTGGCCTCCCGTCTCGCCGAGGTGGCCTGA
- a CDS encoding flavin reductase family protein, with the protein MTIETTIPAVTSLDQGTFRRVMGRFPTFVTVITTESPTGPAGCTATAVLSLSLAPASVIVSLRSEGRTLQDVRACGSFAVNVLSWEQRGYAQRFATGDPGRRFNGVPHSRRDGVPVLDGCPSTVVCRLRDTIEVFDHTLLIGTAERAECSDDDPMVLLDGQAHRLARAEFPSL; encoded by the coding sequence ATGACCATCGAGACGACTATCCCCGCCGTCACCTCGCTGGACCAGGGCACCTTCCGGCGTGTCATGGGGCGCTTCCCCACCTTCGTGACGGTGATCACCACGGAGTCGCCCACGGGCCCCGCCGGGTGCACCGCCACTGCCGTGCTCTCCCTGTCCCTGGCCCCGGCCAGCGTCATCGTGTCGCTGCGCAGCGAGGGCCGGACGCTTCAGGATGTCCGCGCCTGCGGTAGCTTCGCCGTCAACGTCCTGTCCTGGGAACAGCGCGGCTACGCACAGCGGTTCGCCACCGGGGACCCCGGCCGGCGCTTCAACGGAGTCCCGCACTCCCGCCGGGATGGCGTGCCGGTGCTGGACGGCTGCCCGAGCACCGTCGTGTGCCGGCTGCGCGACACCATCGAGGTGTTCGACCACACACTCCTGATCGGCACCGCGGAACGGGCCGAGTGCTCCGACGACGACCCCATGGTGCTGCTGGACGGACAGGCGCACCGGCTTGCCCGGGCGGAGTTCCCCTCCCTGTGA
- a CDS encoding amino acid adenylation domain-containing protein gives MSHQPRLHDWFARSAKRYADTRTALEVDGHHLGYAQLSTLADIVADEILGRHGRPPARVGLLASRSILAYAGYLGIARLGATVVPLNPAFPTARNSEVAKVADLDLVVADAALPGLDELPVPVLPLIDPLLLARSAGPAPRLPEADVAGTDLAYILFTSGSTGRPKGVPVTHDNVAAYLGHVIPRYGLGPAARVSQTFDLTFDPSVYDMFAAWGSGATLVVPTRNDLLSPVRYVNQRRITHWNSVPSVAAIALRLRALKPGAMPGLRWSLFCGEALRTAHAEAWRAAAPNSALENIYGPTEMTVTWTEYRLPDRVQDWPDTGNGTVPIGTPYPGQEHLVLDEEGRPAEEGELCVRGTQRFPGYLDPADNAGRFLVFDGRRATVYDGTGPVTAEHWYRTGDRVKRLDGVLVHLGRLDHQLKLHGYRVELGEIESLLMRQPGVTDAVVVAVPGRKGEPVLRAVCAGGPGDPARLLDVLRARLPAYMVPAGLDFVQVLPLNANGKVDRVALVDSLPRSTAA, from the coding sequence ATGTCCCACCAACCCCGGCTCCACGACTGGTTCGCGCGGTCCGCGAAACGGTACGCGGACACCCGCACCGCCCTGGAGGTGGACGGGCACCACCTCGGCTACGCGCAGCTCTCCACCCTCGCCGACATCGTCGCCGACGAGATCCTCGGCCGGCACGGCCGCCCGCCCGCCCGAGTGGGACTGCTCGCCTCTCGCTCGATCCTGGCCTATGCCGGCTACCTCGGGATCGCCCGGCTGGGAGCCACCGTCGTACCGCTGAACCCGGCCTTCCCCACTGCCCGCAACAGCGAGGTGGCCAAGGTGGCGGACCTGGACCTGGTGGTCGCGGACGCCGCTCTGCCCGGGCTGGACGAACTGCCCGTACCGGTGCTGCCGCTGATCGACCCGCTTCTCCTCGCCCGCTCCGCTGGCCCCGCCCCGCGGCTGCCGGAGGCGGACGTCGCCGGCACCGACCTGGCCTACATCCTGTTCACCTCCGGGTCCACCGGGCGTCCCAAGGGCGTCCCGGTCACCCACGACAACGTCGCCGCCTACCTCGGGCATGTGATTCCCCGGTACGGTCTCGGTCCCGCCGCCCGGGTCTCGCAGACTTTCGACCTCACCTTCGACCCGTCCGTGTACGACATGTTCGCGGCCTGGGGGTCGGGCGCCACGCTCGTCGTGCCCACCCGCAATGACCTGCTCTCCCCGGTGCGGTACGTCAACCAGCGACGCATCACCCACTGGAACTCCGTGCCGTCCGTCGCCGCCATCGCGCTGCGGCTGCGCGCCCTGAAACCGGGCGCCATGCCCGGCCTGCGGTGGAGCCTGTTCTGCGGCGAGGCGCTCAGGACGGCCCACGCCGAGGCCTGGCGCGCCGCAGCCCCCAACAGTGCCCTGGAGAACATCTACGGGCCGACCGAGATGACCGTGACCTGGACCGAGTACCGGCTCCCGGACCGGGTGCAGGACTGGCCGGACACCGGCAACGGGACCGTGCCCATCGGCACGCCGTACCCCGGCCAGGAGCACCTCGTCCTGGACGAGGAGGGCCGCCCGGCCGAAGAAGGGGAGCTGTGCGTACGCGGCACCCAGCGCTTCCCCGGCTATCTCGACCCGGCGGACAACGCGGGCCGGTTCCTGGTCTTCGACGGCCGACGGGCCACGGTGTACGACGGGACCGGACCGGTCACCGCCGAGCACTGGTACCGCACCGGAGACCGGGTGAAGCGACTCGACGGGGTGCTGGTGCACCTGGGCAGGCTCGACCACCAGCTGAAGCTCCACGGCTACCGGGTCGAACTCGGGGAGATCGAGTCCCTGCTGATGCGCCAGCCGGGCGTGACCGACGCCGTCGTGGTGGCCGTACCCGGCCGCAAGGGCGAGCCGGTGCTGCGCGCCGTGTGCGCGGGCGGCCCGGGCGACCCGGCACGCCTGCTCGACGTCCTGCGGGCCAGGCTGCCCGCCTACATGGTGCCCGCTGGCCTCGACTTCGTACAGGTATTGCCCCTCAACGCCAACGGAAAGGTCGACCGAGTCGCGCTCGTCGACTCCTTGCCCCGATCGACAGCGGCCTGA
- a CDS encoding 4'-phosphopantetheinyl transferase superfamily protein produces MKPIEIAPDVWAVWGRGTTATRGHPDDHAAAAGMATWRAQEFLAGRATLRHLLAEVVPEAALLPVVPGPNGKPWLPDRPDLGISIAHDEGHFAACVGLGRAVGIDIQQPVAHLDPGVVRRCVRIGHENLNALPAAERSLAFAWIWTAQEACVKAEGSGLAGGPWTVDVSPGQSAGTWKGFTWRSLRETSETPLSCAWEAA; encoded by the coding sequence ATGAAACCGATCGAGATAGCCCCCGATGTCTGGGCCGTGTGGGGACGAGGCACCACGGCCACCCGCGGGCACCCGGACGACCATGCGGCGGCGGCCGGCATGGCGACCTGGCGGGCCCAGGAGTTCCTGGCCGGCCGGGCCACACTGCGCCATCTGCTCGCCGAGGTCGTGCCCGAGGCCGCCCTCCTGCCGGTGGTACCCGGACCGAACGGCAAGCCCTGGCTGCCCGACCGGCCCGACCTCGGCATCAGCATCGCCCACGACGAGGGCCACTTCGCCGCGTGCGTGGGGTTGGGCCGCGCCGTCGGCATCGACATCCAGCAGCCCGTCGCGCACCTCGACCCCGGTGTCGTACGGCGGTGTGTCCGCATCGGCCACGAGAACCTCAACGCACTGCCGGCCGCCGAACGCTCGCTGGCGTTCGCCTGGATCTGGACGGCCCAGGAGGCCTGCGTCAAGGCCGAGGGCAGCGGTCTGGCCGGCGGCCCGTGGACCGTGGACGTCAGCCCTGGCCAGAGCGCGGGCACCTGGAAGGGCTTCACCTGGCGCAGCCTGCGCGAGACATCGGAGACACCCCTGAGCTGCGCCTGGGAGGCCGCATGA
- a CDS encoding acyl-CoA dehydrogenase family protein — translation MPEQALLRLAPPTASDSGRLPMEADGRAIWATLGEAGQLAGVYRDGDPAAGILTDHLDRLMTDLDARFGIASTLPVCIQIATTVPLLALGGEPAARALRDALAGTAVVALAATDEGSGADLAGLGTTVAIEDDVLTVTGGKRWIAGATYADHLLVLARHRESRHFTSFTWVLVPADAAGVTIEPADTTLFEGSGTGHIRLDGVRLPREHIVGRVGRGLTSFASHIAVERLAGALWAVALCARTLRQTKARLEERAHGDVNLWQLESIQQRFALALLRTHQLDAVVHRLAERVAGNRDTAAAALLKAAAATTVEAVLTDCAQLHGAEGFTTAGAQWTRAQAALWGIGGGTTEIVLGTVAGAADGLLAELPA, via the coding sequence TTGCCTGAACAGGCCCTGCTACGGCTCGCGCCACCGACGGCTTCCGACTCCGGTCGGCTGCCGATGGAGGCGGACGGGCGCGCAATATGGGCGACTCTCGGCGAGGCCGGCCAGCTGGCCGGCGTCTACCGCGACGGCGACCCGGCGGCCGGAATCCTCACGGACCACCTCGACCGGCTGATGACCGACCTGGACGCCCGCTTCGGCATCGCCTCCACGCTCCCGGTGTGCATCCAGATCGCCACGACCGTACCGCTGCTCGCCCTCGGCGGCGAACCGGCCGCCCGCGCTCTTCGGGACGCGCTCGCCGGCACCGCGGTCGTCGCCCTGGCCGCGACCGACGAGGGTTCGGGAGCCGACCTCGCGGGTCTCGGTACCACAGTGGCCATCGAGGACGACGTGCTGACGGTGACCGGCGGCAAACGGTGGATAGCCGGCGCCACATACGCCGACCACCTGCTGGTACTCGCCCGCCACCGGGAGAGCCGGCACTTCACCAGCTTCACCTGGGTTCTCGTGCCCGCCGACGCGGCCGGGGTGACGATCGAGCCCGCCGACACGACGCTGTTCGAGGGTTCCGGTACCGGACACATCCGGCTGGACGGGGTACGGCTCCCGCGCGAGCACATCGTCGGGCGGGTGGGGCGCGGACTGACCTCCTTCGCCTCGCACATCGCGGTCGAGCGCCTGGCCGGCGCCCTGTGGGCGGTGGCGCTGTGTGCCCGTACCCTCCGGCAGACCAAAGCACGGCTGGAGGAACGCGCCCACGGCGACGTAAACCTCTGGCAGCTGGAGAGCATCCAGCAGCGGTTCGCCCTCGCCCTGCTGCGCACCCACCAGCTCGACGCCGTCGTGCACCGGCTCGCCGAGCGCGTCGCCGGCAACCGGGACACCGCCGCCGCGGCTCTGCTCAAGGCCGCCGCGGCCACCACGGTGGAGGCCGTACTCACCGACTGCGCCCAGTTGCACGGAGCCGAGGGCTTCACTACGGCCGGCGCCCAGTGGACGAGGGCGCAGGCCGCCTTGTGGGGCATCGGCGGCGGCACCACAGAAATCGTCCTCGGCACCGTTGCCGGGGCCGCCGACGGACTCCTTGCGGAGTTGCCCGCATGA
- a CDS encoding acyl-CoA dehydrogenase family protein, with the protein MSATQAVAPGTASRAPNDGPLMERARYVAAVAAEHARRHDRDADFPVEALAAMRETGLLGLTVPGDHGGLGGTLTDLLDVCIELGRADMSVAMILGMHCQQVAAVTGQAAPRLRDELLPRIAVGELYLASVTTEAGKGGHLLTATSAASSDHSGIGIDRFAPIVTGGAHADGFLITVQAPNAASPSEVSLIYADRGQLTIEESGAWNPMGMRASHSVALRLTGHVPAHQVVGEHGAFSVIAGEVFGPLAHLAWSAAWLGTATGALSRVVRMLRSPAGRRRFDLGSELLLGRLSAARQKLDNVHALLRHTEQAVRATADLSQPRMQLLLNALKITASEQCHAAVDDLVTAVGLRDGYLKDSETGLEAALRDLRSAPMNYSNDRLHQADGRLTLLDPEVRLA; encoded by the coding sequence ATGAGCGCCACCCAGGCCGTGGCCCCCGGCACCGCGAGCCGCGCCCCGAACGACGGGCCCCTCATGGAGCGCGCCCGGTACGTGGCGGCCGTCGCCGCCGAGCACGCCCGTCGACACGACCGCGACGCCGACTTCCCTGTGGAGGCGCTGGCCGCCATGCGGGAGACCGGACTGCTGGGCCTGACCGTGCCCGGCGACCACGGCGGACTCGGCGGCACGCTCACCGACCTCCTCGACGTCTGCATCGAGCTGGGCCGAGCCGACATGTCCGTCGCGATGATCCTCGGCATGCACTGCCAGCAGGTCGCCGCGGTGACCGGACAGGCCGCTCCCCGGCTGCGCGACGAACTGCTGCCGCGGATCGCCGTCGGCGAGCTCTACCTGGCCTCCGTCACCACCGAGGCCGGCAAGGGTGGCCACCTGCTGACCGCCACGTCGGCGGCGAGCAGCGACCACTCCGGCATCGGCATCGACCGGTTCGCGCCGATCGTGACCGGCGGGGCCCACGCCGACGGATTCCTCATCACCGTGCAGGCTCCTAACGCCGCCTCGCCGAGCGAGGTCTCGCTCATCTACGCCGACCGCGGCCAGCTCACCATCGAGGAGAGCGGCGCCTGGAATCCCATGGGGATGCGGGCCAGCCACAGCGTCGCCCTCCGGCTCACCGGACATGTACCCGCCCATCAGGTGGTGGGCGAGCACGGCGCCTTCTCCGTCATCGCAGGCGAGGTGTTCGGACCGCTCGCCCACCTCGCATGGTCCGCCGCCTGGCTCGGCACGGCGACCGGCGCCCTGTCCCGGGTCGTGCGGATGCTGCGCAGCCCGGCCGGCCGACGCCGCTTCGACCTCGGCTCCGAGCTGCTGCTCGGCCGGCTCTCCGCCGCCCGTCAGAAGCTCGACAACGTGCACGCCCTGCTCCGCCACACCGAGCAGGCGGTACGCGCCACCGCGGACCTGTCCCAACCGAGGATGCAGCTGTTGCTCAACGCGTTGAAGATCACCGCCTCGGAGCAGTGCCACGCGGCCGTCGACGACCTGGTCACTGCCGTGGGACTGCGCGACGGCTACCTCAAGGACTCGGAGACCGGCCTGGAGGCCGCTCTGCGCGACCTCCGCTCGGCACCCATGAACTACAGCAACGACCGTCTGCACCAGGCCGACGGCCGCCTCACCCTGCTCGACCCGGAGGTACGTCTTGCCTGA
- a CDS encoding phosphopantetheine-binding protein: MEARFTELLTPFLKYLGDQELTEDSDLRRLGLDSMQSIELLFAIEDTFGISLPDEDLNDATFATAGTLWKSITAAAGAQGLADAA; encoded by the coding sequence ATGGAAGCCCGTTTCACCGAACTGCTCACCCCGTTCCTCAAGTACTTGGGCGACCAGGAACTCACCGAGGACTCCGACCTGCGCCGGCTCGGCCTCGACTCGATGCAGTCGATCGAACTGCTCTTCGCCATCGAGGACACCTTCGGCATCTCCCTGCCCGACGAGGACCTGAACGACGCGACCTTCGCCACGGCCGGCACGCTGTGGAAATCCATCACCGCGGCCGCCGGCGCGCAGGGTCTGGCGGACGCGGCATGA
- a CDS encoding acyl carrier protein, whose translation MTTTTEPAPRRDRTAPSVRAELLDCVQSNLAVLADRHHGPGSHLALGAVLRFTPRTGPDGLPTVEPAAADQLAAVADIGLTERLRLHGVAPARLAALAREYGPLYVMADTYDMPWLPYHRQRHMEHSYLVAAEGDRALIVDAYHSHTPWGLASPGEWTMDWSELPVSSLVVVFEPAAAGAPAVAPVTEHGDIDAYVAAYANHPDRFAALDRLTTETWLLARSRRLHAAFLAREGLPTGPETAAYLERLDRLAEQAFLAMRRVQRGRPEPDRLLTDLADALRADREVFAGPDPLRARVTDTVADVLGTNTATVRAAPSLTEIPGFNSFQVVEIVEALEERLGVEFAAEDLLPENLHRIDDLCRLAQAARTR comes from the coding sequence GTGACCACGACCACCGAACCCGCCCCGCGGCGCGACCGCACGGCGCCGTCCGTCCGTGCCGAGCTCCTCGACTGCGTCCAGTCCAACCTGGCCGTGCTCGCCGACCGTCACCACGGGCCCGGCAGCCACCTGGCGCTCGGAGCCGTACTGCGGTTCACGCCCAGGACCGGACCGGACGGACTTCCCACGGTCGAGCCCGCCGCGGCCGACCAGCTGGCCGCCGTCGCGGACATCGGCCTGACGGAGCGCCTCCGTCTGCACGGGGTCGCACCGGCCCGACTCGCCGCCCTGGCCCGGGAGTACGGCCCGCTCTACGTCATGGCCGACACCTACGACATGCCGTGGCTGCCGTACCACCGGCAGCGGCACATGGAGCACAGCTACCTGGTGGCCGCCGAGGGCGACCGGGCACTGATCGTCGACGCCTACCACAGCCACACCCCCTGGGGCCTGGCCTCCCCCGGCGAGTGGACGATGGACTGGTCCGAACTGCCGGTGTCCTCGCTGGTGGTGGTGTTCGAGCCGGCCGCGGCTGGAGCGCCCGCGGTCGCCCCCGTCACCGAACACGGCGACATCGACGCCTACGTCGCCGCTTACGCCAACCACCCCGACCGGTTCGCCGCCCTCGACCGGTTGACCACCGAGACATGGCTGCTGGCACGTTCCCGGCGGTTGCACGCCGCCTTCCTGGCACGCGAGGGCCTGCCCACCGGACCGGAGACCGCCGCCTACCTGGAGCGGCTGGACCGCCTCGCCGAGCAGGCGTTCCTCGCCATGCGCCGAGTGCAGCGCGGACGCCCCGAACCGGACCGGCTCCTCACCGACCTGGCCGACGCACTGCGCGCCGACCGCGAGGTCTTCGCCGGCCCCGACCCACTGCGCGCCCGCGTGACCGACACCGTGGCGGACGTGCTCGGCACCAACACCGCCACGGTGCGGGCCGCACCCTCCCTCACGGAGATCCCCGGTTTCAACTCCTTCCAGGTCGTGGAGATCGTCGAAGCCCTGGAGGAGCGGCTCGGCGTCGAGTTCGCCGCCGAGGACCTGCTGCCGGAGAACCTCCACCGGATCGACGACCTGTGCCGGCTCGCGCAGGCTGCCCGGACCCGCTGA
- a CDS encoding TrpB-like pyridoxal phosphate-dependent enzyme has translation MTVELPTSWRSALPHLSEPMPPDLTPETAAGNGVGVNLPMELVRQSVLEREFWKIPEPVLDAYRQFRPTPLWRATGFERAIGARVPVYVKYEGGNISGSHKLNTALAQAYYYKQAGVKELVTGTGAGQWGTALAAACALFGLRCRVFMVDSSLRRKPYRGVLMRMLGAEIHSSPSGLTSVADRRGEGIGNSLALAIGEAVEYASTHDGVAFCIGSGETYSILHQSVIGIEAQGQLAELDGQVDMVVGAVGAGSNFGGIALPFHAEARSTGTRPPTLVAAESSTAPKLTRGVYAYDKTDATGSGPLEAMYTIGSDYPIPDAHSAGLRFHGAAKIISAMRHTGDVAATAVTQQEALDAGRLLTRNECVLPAPESGHALAAAAKLATSGADGMRAEQGVLVCVSGHGYLDLAAYEQLLNDELGDEAPSEQALLRAVSGLTPAGTGAPAPLLAGGPR, from the coding sequence ATGACCGTCGAGCTCCCCACCAGTTGGCGCAGCGCCCTGCCGCACCTGTCCGAGCCGATGCCCCCGGACCTCACCCCGGAGACGGCGGCCGGCAACGGCGTCGGCGTCAATCTGCCCATGGAACTGGTGCGGCAGAGCGTCCTGGAGCGAGAGTTCTGGAAGATCCCGGAGCCGGTGCTCGACGCCTACCGCCAATTCCGGCCCACCCCGCTGTGGCGGGCGACCGGCTTCGAGCGAGCCATCGGCGCCCGCGTGCCCGTGTACGTGAAGTACGAGGGCGGCAACATCTCCGGCAGCCACAAGCTCAACACCGCGCTGGCGCAGGCCTACTACTACAAGCAGGCCGGTGTGAAAGAGCTGGTCACCGGTACCGGAGCGGGTCAGTGGGGCACCGCGCTGGCCGCAGCGTGCGCGCTGTTCGGACTGCGCTGCCGAGTCTTCATGGTCGACTCCAGCCTGCGCCGCAAACCGTACCGCGGGGTGCTCATGCGCATGCTCGGCGCCGAGATCCACTCCAGCCCGAGCGGACTCACCTCGGTCGCCGACCGGCGCGGCGAGGGCATCGGCAACAGCCTGGCGCTGGCGATCGGCGAGGCGGTCGAGTACGCCTCCACCCATGACGGGGTCGCGTTCTGCATCGGCAGCGGAGAGACGTACAGCATCCTGCACCAGTCGGTCATCGGGATCGAGGCGCAGGGCCAGCTCGCGGAGTTGGACGGCCAGGTGGACATGGTCGTCGGCGCGGTCGGCGCCGGCTCCAACTTCGGCGGCATCGCCCTGCCCTTCCACGCCGAGGCCCGGTCCACCGGAACCCGGCCGCCCACGCTGGTCGCGGCCGAGTCCTCGACAGCGCCCAAGCTCACCCGAGGCGTGTACGCGTACGACAAGACAGACGCGACGGGCTCCGGGCCGCTGGAGGCGATGTACACCATCGGAAGCGACTACCCGATCCCGGACGCCCACTCCGCCGGCCTGCGCTTCCACGGCGCCGCCAAGATCATCTCCGCCATGCGGCACACCGGTGACGTGGCCGCCACCGCGGTCACCCAGCAGGAGGCCCTCGACGCGGGCCGGCTGCTCACCCGCAACGAATGCGTGCTCCCCGCGCCCGAGTCGGGCCACGCGCTCGCCGCGGCCGCCAAGCTCGCCACCTCCGGCGCGGACGGCATGCGGGCCGAGCAGGGCGTGCTGGTCTGCGTCAGCGGCCACGGCTACCTCGACCTCGCCGCATACGAGCAGCTGCTGAACGACGAGCTCGGTGACGAGGCGCCGAGCGAGCAGGCGCTGCTGCGCGCCGTCTCCGGGCTCACCCCCGCCGGCACAGGAGCCCCCGCCCCCCTGCTCGCCGGGGGTCCGCGGTGA
- a CDS encoding acyl carrier protein, whose protein sequence is MTTVSHLDRATVGDTVKRVVVAESRLSIDPATIADSEPLVGELLRVNSLGFVGMLVRIEDELGTTLPDDLFVGRSFQTVGDLIDVVLSGTETTR, encoded by the coding sequence ATGACCACCGTTTCGCACCTTGACCGGGCCACGGTCGGTGACACCGTCAAGCGGGTCGTCGTCGCCGAATCCCGGTTGTCCATCGACCCCGCCACGATCGCCGACAGCGAACCGCTCGTCGGTGAGCTGCTGCGCGTCAATTCCCTGGGTTTCGTGGGCATGCTCGTCCGCATCGAGGACGAACTCGGCACCACCCTGCCCGACGACCTGTTCGTCGGGCGCAGCTTCCAGACCGTCGGCGACCTCATCGACGTCGTCCTCTCGGGCACGGAGACCACCCGATGA